ACCTTGTTTTCGCTTACTCATTATCGGTGGAGAACACGATGCAGTTAAACTATGTAAAGCTGCTAGTTTATTAGGTTGGGAAGTTGATGTAATTACTTCAGCTAAAGACCCCAAGAAATTATCTGATTTTCCAGGCGCAAAGTCAGTTATTGGAGCGTCACCAGAATTAGTTGATTTGTCTATTGATAATGATACGGCAGTTGTTTTAATGAATCATAATTACGTTCAAGATTTAAAATACCTTTTAAAACTTAAAGAGTTAGAGCCATTTTATATTGGAATTTTAGGTTCATCTAAACGTAGAGAGCAACTTCAAAACGAACTACTACATTATGTTCCGGATTTAACGGAAGAATTTTTAGATACTATTTATAGTCCTGCTGGACTAAATATTGGAGCGATAACCCCTGAAGAAATAGCATTGTCTATTCTATCTGAAATATTAGCTGAAACTAGAAAGAAAGAACCAATTTCATTAAGAAAGATTACTGGTAAAATAAATGCATAAACTCATGAAAGTTGCAACATTGGTTTTGGCTGCTGGTAAATCCTCAAGAATGGGTTCTCCAAAACAATTACTTAAACTAGGTAATACTACATTATTAGGAATAGTTATTGAATCGGTGTGCTCAATTCCAAATAATTCAGTTTTTTGTGTTTTGGGAGCTAACGCCGATTTGATCGAAAAAT
This genomic window from Tenacibaculum sp. 190524A05c contains:
- a CDS encoding XdhC family protein — translated: MTHEFKDIVLQAKLNQEKGIKNVLATIVDLQGSSYRKPGVRMLLSSDGKMVGAVSGGCVEKEVQRRAQSVFESGVSKIMTYDGRYRLGCEGILYILLEPFIIEDTFLKDFYSCLQHRETFTITSSYKKEDEFIGNIGSLIKFTRTEYSFSPNLDRSTFESHEVFNQKLQPCFRLLIIGGEHDAVKLCKAASLLGWEVDVITSAKDPKKLSDFPGAKSVIGASPELVDLSIDNDTAVVLMNHNYVQDLKYLLKLKELEPFYIGILGSSKRREQLQNELLHYVPDLTEEFLDTIYSPAGLNIGAITPEEIALSILSEILAETRKKEPISLRKITGKINA